One Kineosporia sp. NBRC 101731 genomic window, CGCATCCTTCGAGCGTGTCCCTGGCCTGCGCGTGGATGGGCTGGGCACAGCAGGACACCGAGGTGATCAGCCTGGTCGGCCGGCCTGTCGCGACCCTGCAGCCCGCGGTCTCCCCCGGCCGGCGGCTGCTCGTGCTGGTGCCCGGCGAGGATTCACCGGCCCAGGTCGCGGCGCTGCTGCGGGAGCGTGGGTTCGGTCCCAGCGAGTTGACGGCGCTGAGCAATCTGGGAGCACAGGACGCGTCTCGGGTATCGGCTTCCGCCGACGAATGGCCCGCCGCGGGGTATCCGTCGCACGCCCCCGAAGGGTCGAAGGCGCTGACCGTTCTCGCGGTGGTGTGCCGACCCGGCCCTGCGGCGAAACGACTTTCGCGGGTGCCCGGGTTGCCCGACGATGCGTACGAGAACGACGGACAGCTGACGAAACGCCATGTGCGTGCGGTCACACTGTCGGCCCTCGCCCCCGAGCCCGGAGAGTTGCTGTGGGACGTCGGTGGTGGCGCGGGGAGCGTCGGTATCGAATGGTTGCGGTCCCATCCGTCGTGCCGGGCCGTCAGTATCGAGCGCGACGGGGAACGATCGGCCCGGATCGCCCGCAATGCCGAGCTTCTGGGCGTCCCTCATTTAGAGGTGCGCACCGGTGAGGCCCCCGCCGAGCTGAACGGACTACCCACTCCGGACGCGATTTTCGTGGGCGGCGGGCTGACCGCACCGGGCCTGGTGGACCTCTGCTGGGAGGCGCTGGCGCCGGGTGGGCGGATGGTGGTGAACGTGACCACGCTGGAGTCTGAAATGGTTCTGGCCCAGGCCCGCTCGAACTACGGCGGAACCCTGACGAAGATCGACATCACGAGAGCCACGGCGATCGGGCGGTTCACCGGCTGGCGCCCCGCCATGCCGGTCACCCAGTGGGTCTCCTGGAAGGTTGCGACATGACAGTTCATTTCATCGGAGCCGGGCCGGGAGCCGCCGATCTGCTGACCGTTCGCGGGCTGCGGATCCTGCAGAAGAGCCCGGTCTGCCTCTACGCCGGATCACTGGTACCGGTCGAGTTGCTGAACGAATGCCCTCCCGGGGCCCGGCTGATCGACACGGCGAACCTCGACCTCGACCAGATCGTCGCCGAACTGCATCAGGCCCACCGGCGGGGGGACGACGTGGCCCGGCTGCACTCCGGCGACCCGTCGGTGTTCAGTGCGGTGGCCGAGCAGATGCGACGCCTCGACGAGCTGGGAGTTCCGTACGAGATCGTGCCCGGCGTACCCGCTTTCGCCGCCGCAGCCGCTGCTTTGAAGCGCGAGTTCACGGTGCCCGGGGTGGGACAGTCGGTCATTCTCACCCGGATCTCCCGCCGCGCCACCGCGATGCCGGCGGGCCAGGACCTGGCGTCGCTGGCGGCCAGCCGATCCACCCTGGTGCTGCACCTGGCCGTCCAGGAGATCGACGACGTGGTGACCACCCTCGTGCCGTTCTACGGCCCCGAGGGTCCGGTCGCGGTGGTCGCCAAGGCCAGCCGTGACGACGAGGAGATCCTGCGCGGCACCCTGGCCACCATCGCCGCCCAGGTGCACGAGGCCGGGATCCGGCGCACGGCGGTCATTGTCGTCGGGCCGGTGCTGACCGCGAGCGAATTTCCCGACAGCCATCTCTACTCGACCGAAAGGTGCCGGCACTGATGCGGAAAGTACTGATCATCGGGGTGGGTGCCGGTGACCCGGACTACGTCACCGTGCAGGCGGTCAAGGCTCTGAACACCGTGGACGTCTTCTTCCTCATCGACAAGGGCAGCGCCAAGGACGATCTGGTGCAGCTGCGCCGGGACATCTGCGGGCAGCACATCACCGGGCACCCGTACCGGTTCGTGCAGGCCGCCGACCCGGAGCGGGACCGCGCGGCCGACGCCTACGGTGATGCGGTGAAGGACTGGCACCACCGCCGGGCCGAGATCTTCGAGCGGATGATCGCGGACGAGCTCACGGACGACGGGGTGGGCGCCATCCTGGTCTGGGGCGACCCCTCGCTGTACGACGGCACGATCCGCATCGTCGAGGAGCTGCTCGACCGCGGCAACGTGGCCTTCGAGTACGACGTGATCCCGGGGGTGAGCAGCCTGCACTCCCTCACGGCGCGGCACCGGATCCCACTCAACCGCATCGGTGAGCCCATCCACATCACGCCCGGCCGGCTGCTGGCCGACGGTATGCCCGCCGGCCAGGACAACGTGGTGGTGATGCTCGACGGCGACTGCGCCTTCCGGCACGTGAACGATCCGGACGTGGATATCTACTGGGGCGCCTACCTCGGGACGAAGGACGAGATCCTCTTCAGCGGGCCGGTGGTGGAGGTCGGGCCGCAGATCGAGAAGGCCCGGGCGCAGGCCCGTGAACGCAAGGGCTGGGTGATGGACACCTACCTGCTGCGCCGTCGCCGGGCGTGAGGGTCGCGACGAAAGATCGCGGGCATTCGTTGCGGGTGGAGCGCAATGAATGCACACGGGTGGAGCGGTCGGCACCATGACGGGGTCGGGTGCAACCCACCGGGTTCTCCTTCTGGGCGGGACCGGCGAGGCGCGGGAGCTGGCCGCCGTGCTCGTTGCCCGTGGAGTCCCGGTGATCTCGTCCTTGGCGGGCCGGGTCTCCTCACCACGACTACCGATGGGGGAGGTGCACGTCGGTGGGTTCGGCGGGGCCGCGGGCCTGGCCGAATACCTCCGGTCCGAAAGCATTTCCGCGGTCGTCGACGCCACTCATCCGTTTGCGGCGCGCATCACGGCCCATGCTGTCGTCGCAACCCGAGCGACCAACCCGGCCCCATGCCCCGCCCGACCTTCCCCCGGGGAGGCTTGGCCCGATCACAGCGGGGTCGGGGAGAAGGCCCACATCCCGGACGGGGAAGGTTTGCCTGATCACGGCGGGGTTCCGCTTCTCGTGCTGCGGCGGCCCCAATGGCGGGCCCAGGCCGGTGACCGGTGGGTTCGGGTCGCCGACATCTTCTCTGCTGCAGTACATCTTGCCCGCTACCCGGCCGGCGCCCGGGTGCTCCTGACCACCGGCCGCCAGGAGACAGCGGCCTTCGCCGAACTCCCCCAGCGGTTCTGGTTGCGGGCTGTCGAAGCGCCCGACG contains:
- the cbiE gene encoding precorrin-6y C5,15-methyltransferase (decarboxylating) subunit CbiE, with protein sequence MSTAPPPAPARLVVVGIGADGWPGLSPAAQEVLRQADVVFGGDRQLALLPGEVAGRQVAWPPGLVRALPLLLVKTPGARKVVLASGDPTFFGIATTIARVVPGFELDVLPHPSSVSLACAWMGWAQQDTEVISLVGRPVATLQPAVSPGRRLLVLVPGEDSPAQVAALLRERGFGPSELTALSNLGAQDASRVSASADEWPAAGYPSHAPEGSKALTVLAVVCRPGPAAKRLSRVPGLPDDAYENDGQLTKRHVRAVTLSALAPEPGELLWDVGGGAGSVGIEWLRSHPSCRAVSIERDGERSARIARNAELLGVPHLEVRTGEAPAELNGLPTPDAIFVGGGLTAPGLVDLCWEALAPGGRMVVNVTTLESEMVLAQARSNYGGTLTKIDITRATAIGRFTGWRPAMPVTQWVSWKVAT
- the cobM gene encoding precorrin-4 C(11)-methyltransferase; the protein is MTVHFIGAGPGAADLLTVRGLRILQKSPVCLYAGSLVPVELLNECPPGARLIDTANLDLDQIVAELHQAHRRGDDVARLHSGDPSVFSAVAEQMRRLDELGVPYEIVPGVPAFAAAAAALKREFTVPGVGQSVILTRISRRATAMPAGQDLASLAASRSTLVLHLAVQEIDDVVTTLVPFYGPEGPVAVVAKASRDDEEILRGTLATIAAQVHEAGIRRTAVIVVGPVLTASEFPDSHLYSTERCRH
- the cobF gene encoding precorrin-6A synthase (deacetylating), giving the protein MRKVLIIGVGAGDPDYVTVQAVKALNTVDVFFLIDKGSAKDDLVQLRRDICGQHITGHPYRFVQAADPERDRAADAYGDAVKDWHHRRAEIFERMIADELTDDGVGAILVWGDPSLYDGTIRIVEELLDRGNVAFEYDVIPGVSSLHSLTARHRIPLNRIGEPIHITPGRLLADGMPAGQDNVVVMLDGDCAFRHVNDPDVDIYWGAYLGTKDEILFSGPVVEVGPQIEKARAQARERKGWVMDTYLLRRRRA
- a CDS encoding precorrin-6A/cobalt-precorrin-6A reductase, which codes for MHTGGAVGTMTGSGATHRVLLLGGTGEARELAAVLVARGVPVISSLAGRVSSPRLPMGEVHVGGFGGAAGLAEYLRSESISAVVDATHPFAARITAHAVVATRATNPAPCPARPSPGEAWPDHSGVGEKAHIPDGEGLPDHGGVPLLVLRRPQWRAQAGDRWVRVADIFSAAVHLARYPAGARVLLTTGRQETAAFAELPQRFWLRAVEAPDGPLPEHCDIILDRGPFTLDAERELMRHMDVLVTKNSGGPMTAAKLTAAREQGTEVIMIERPPLPDGVPVVQQVAEAVDWLEERLRA